The following are encoded together in the Mumia sp. Pv4-285 genome:
- the ffh gene encoding signal recognition particle protein, translating to MFDTLQNRLQSTFRNLRGKGKLSEADIDATAREIRVALLEADVALPVVKEFVARVKERARGAEVSQALNPAQQVIKIVNEELVGILGGETRRLRLAKNPPTVIMLAGLQGAGKTTLAGKLGLYLKGQGHSPLLVAADLQRPNAVNQLQVVGERAGVDVYAPQPGNGVGDPVKVAKDAVVEARRTLHDVVVIDTAGRLGIDAELMKQASDIRDATDPDEVLFVVDAMIGQDAVRTAESFLEGVDFTGVVLSKLDGDARGGAALSIAQMTGRPVMFASNGEKLTDFDVFHPDRMASRILDLGDMMTLIEQAEKAFDVEQAQKAAEKLAGKSGDFTLDDFMQQMQAVRKMGSLSKILGMLPGAGQIKDQLANFDEREIDRIQAIIQSMTPAERHNPKLIDGSRRKRISRGSGTQVSDVNQLVDRFFEARKMMQQMAKGGGLPGMPGMPGMPGAGGKRSGARQQAQKGKAKGRRVSGNPAKRAAAAQSEAAAPKQDGAAAFGFGGTPNADGDIEIPKEIRDLF from the coding sequence TTGTTCGACACACTCCAGAACCGCCTGCAGAGCACCTTCCGCAACCTTCGCGGCAAGGGCAAGCTGTCCGAGGCCGACATCGACGCGACCGCGCGTGAGATCCGCGTGGCGCTGCTCGAGGCCGACGTCGCGCTGCCCGTGGTCAAGGAGTTCGTGGCGCGCGTCAAGGAACGCGCCCGCGGTGCCGAGGTCAGCCAGGCACTGAACCCGGCTCAGCAGGTCATCAAGATCGTCAACGAGGAGCTCGTCGGGATCCTCGGCGGCGAGACCCGTCGCCTGCGTCTCGCCAAGAACCCGCCGACGGTGATCATGCTCGCCGGCCTGCAGGGTGCCGGCAAGACGACCCTCGCCGGGAAGCTCGGCCTGTACCTCAAGGGCCAGGGCCACTCGCCCCTGCTGGTCGCCGCCGACCTGCAGCGCCCCAACGCCGTCAACCAGCTCCAGGTCGTCGGTGAGCGCGCCGGCGTCGACGTGTACGCCCCGCAGCCGGGCAACGGCGTCGGCGACCCGGTCAAGGTCGCGAAGGACGCGGTCGTCGAGGCGCGCCGTACCCTCCACGACGTCGTCGTCATCGACACCGCCGGCCGGCTCGGCATCGACGCGGAGCTGATGAAGCAGGCGTCCGACATCCGCGACGCGACCGATCCCGACGAGGTCCTGTTCGTCGTCGACGCGATGATCGGACAGGACGCGGTCCGCACTGCGGAGTCGTTCCTCGAGGGCGTCGACTTCACGGGCGTGGTGCTCTCCAAGCTGGACGGCGACGCCCGCGGCGGTGCCGCGCTGTCGATCGCCCAGATGACCGGTCGACCGGTGATGTTCGCCTCCAACGGAGAGAAGCTCACCGACTTCGACGTCTTCCACCCCGACCGGATGGCCTCGCGCATCCTCGACCTCGGCGACATGATGACGCTGATCGAGCAGGCCGAGAAGGCCTTCGACGTCGAGCAGGCGCAGAAGGCCGCCGAGAAGCTCGCCGGCAAGAGCGGCGACTTCACCCTCGACGACTTCATGCAGCAGATGCAGGCCGTCCGCAAGATGGGCTCGCTGTCCAAGATCCTCGGGATGCTGCCCGGCGCCGGGCAGATCAAGGACCAGCTCGCGAACTTCGACGAGCGCGAGATCGACCGGATCCAGGCGATCATCCAGTCGATGACGCCCGCCGAACGCCACAACCCGAAGCTGATCGACGGCTCCCGCCGCAAGCGGATCTCCCGTGGCTCCGGCACGCAGGTCAGCGACGTGAACCAGCTCGTCGACCGCTTCTTCGAGGCCCGCAAGATGATGCAGCAGATGGCCAAGGGCGGCGGACTCCCGGGCATGCCCGGGATGCCCGGGATGCCCGGCGCGGGCGGCAAGCGGTCGGGCGCACGTCAGCAGGCCCAGAAGGGCAAGGCCAAGGGGCGTCGTGTCTCCGGCAATCCGGCGAAGCGTGCTGCGGCGGCCCAGTCCGAGGCGGCAGCGCCCAAGCAGGACGGCGCAGCAGCTTTCGGCTTCGGCGGGACGCCGAACGCCGACGGCGACATCGAGATCCCCAAGGAGATCCGGGACCTCTTCTAG
- a CDS encoding PDGLE domain-containing protein: MTASTHRTRVSTRTFVIVMLALAAVTAGFVSYYASASPDGLEHVAGTQGFLGSATDHALASWPFADYAVAGIDDARLSGGLAGLVGCAVVLLLAMGIGRLLRRPAGS; the protein is encoded by the coding sequence GTGACCGCGTCGACCCACCGGACCCGCGTCTCCACGCGCACCTTCGTCATCGTGATGCTCGCGCTCGCGGCGGTCACCGCCGGTTTCGTGAGCTACTACGCGTCGGCGAGCCCCGACGGCCTCGAGCACGTCGCCGGGACGCAGGGCTTCCTCGGCTCGGCGACCGACCATGCCCTCGCGAGCTGGCCGTTCGCCGACTACGCCGTCGCCGGCATCGACGACGCTCGTCTCTCGGGCGGCCTCGCCGGGCTCGTCGGGTGCGCCGTCGTGCTCCTCCTCGCGATGGGCATCGGGCGCCTGCTGCGCCGTCCGGCCGGTTCCTGA
- a CDS encoding energy-coupling factor ABC transporter permease, whose translation MHVPDGFLDAPTSVATGAVAVGALAYAMKRARHEQPDDRTAPLAGLVATFIFAAQMVNFPVGAGTSGHLLGGALAAVLVGPATAAMCVSVVLIVQALLFADGGITALGTNITLMAVVGVGAGWLAFRLGRAVLPKRLASVPLAAAFGAFVSVPVASLAFVGLYAVGGAAPIPLDTLTAAMVGWHSLIGLGEAVITGLVVSAVIALRPDLVYGARDVVASSPLEIREGAPL comes from the coding sequence ATGCACGTCCCTGACGGATTCCTCGACGCGCCGACGTCGGTGGCCACCGGCGCGGTCGCCGTCGGCGCGCTCGCCTACGCGATGAAGCGCGCACGCCACGAGCAGCCCGACGACCGCACCGCGCCGCTCGCCGGCCTCGTCGCGACCTTCATCTTCGCCGCGCAGATGGTGAACTTCCCGGTCGGTGCCGGCACCAGCGGGCACCTGCTCGGCGGAGCACTGGCGGCGGTCCTCGTCGGTCCGGCGACCGCCGCGATGTGCGTGTCGGTCGTCCTGATCGTGCAGGCGCTGCTGTTCGCCGACGGCGGCATCACCGCGCTCGGCACCAACATCACCCTCATGGCGGTCGTCGGCGTCGGCGCGGGATGGCTCGCGTTCCGCCTCGGACGTGCCGTGCTGCCCAAGCGGCTCGCGTCCGTGCCGCTCGCGGCCGCGTTCGGCGCGTTCGTCTCCGTCCCGGTGGCCTCGCTCGCGTTCGTCGGCCTCTACGCCGTCGGCGGTGCGGCTCCGATCCCGCTGGACACCCTCACCGCTGCGATGGTCGGGTGGCACTCCCTCATCGGCCTCGGCGAGGCTGTCATCACCGGACTCGTGGTGAGCGCGGTGATCGCGCTTCGCCCTGACCTCGTGTACGGCGCTCGCGACGTGGTCGCGTCCTCGCCGCTGGAGATCCGCGAAGGAGCACCCCTGTGA
- a CDS encoding isochorismatase family protein: MSRDADYDAAGFRGKVGYGSRPAVLVVDVVQAYLDPDSPLSDAGGRFESARKATAQLVDAARAAGHPVVFTCVRYQRGMADAGLFGAKVPALAAFVEGAPSGDFPSDPAPAPGELVVTKQYASAFFGTSLASTLRTMGVDSVLVTGFSTSGCVRASATDALQHGFKPIVVAEACGDRDSVTHDHNLFDLDAKYADVVTLDDALHHLVTTPAEGAHP, from the coding sequence ATGTCGCGCGACGCGGACTACGACGCCGCGGGGTTCCGCGGCAAGGTCGGCTACGGCTCTCGCCCGGCCGTCCTGGTGGTCGACGTGGTGCAGGCCTACCTTGACCCCGACTCTCCTCTCAGTGACGCCGGCGGTCGGTTCGAGAGCGCCCGGAAGGCGACGGCTCAGCTCGTGGACGCCGCCCGCGCCGCCGGTCACCCCGTGGTGTTCACGTGCGTGCGCTACCAGCGGGGGATGGCCGACGCCGGGCTGTTCGGGGCGAAGGTGCCCGCGCTGGCCGCCTTCGTCGAGGGTGCGCCGAGCGGTGACTTCCCGTCCGACCCCGCACCCGCGCCCGGTGAGCTGGTCGTGACCAAGCAGTACGCGTCCGCGTTCTTCGGGACGTCCCTCGCCTCGACGCTGCGCACCATGGGAGTCGACTCCGTCCTCGTGACGGGCTTCTCCACGAGCGGGTGCGTGCGGGCGTCGGCCACCGACGCGCTGCAGCACGGATTCAAGCCGATCGTCGTCGCCGAGGCCTGCGGCGACCGGGATTCGGTCACGCACGACCACAACCTCTTCGATCTCGATGCCAAGTACGCCGACGTCGTCACCCTCGACGACGCCCTGCACCACCTCGTGACCACCCCCGCTGAAGGAGCTCACCCGTGA
- a CDS encoding MFS transporter, with protein sequence MFHDERHEHMSDSPVGDRTPRPDGEPATAPATTSLVAFAGRGPVEVDLKKPAPFGWWAAVVVALVAFIDRVEVNLVAGALPAIQDHFGFSDTWAGAIPTAAAIAGVVLLLPAGRLADTGRRSTIVGLVVLAWAVCSILSGLATTFALFFITRIMLGAAGQLYNPPASSLLADYYPGSARGKAYGMERAGYYIGLPVGVALGGAVAEAFDWRSVFFLIAVPGLLIAVLAFTLREPVRGIGDRIDRLKAGGVASEEPPAADGPRQSVTSEARELLRIPTLRGVIISLSLLYLGLGGLFYWLPTLLQRTEDLDAAAASGLAGGVGGTGIVIGIIIGSRLGDRFHGVRPGWRVRVSLGFLLLGAVAITGVVLLPGLGVRLTLVAVACVGFAGAIPNLTAVSADVVPASRRGIGFALLQFLTTLGGALGPLIIGIVSDTTGSINIAFLGLLPPLFASVLVLRAISSSYDEDAATALARH encoded by the coding sequence ATGTTCCACGACGAGAGGCACGAGCACATGTCGGACTCCCCCGTCGGCGACCGGACGCCTCGACCCGACGGCGAGCCCGCGACCGCCCCGGCGACGACGTCGCTCGTCGCGTTCGCGGGCCGCGGACCGGTCGAGGTCGACCTCAAGAAGCCGGCACCCTTCGGGTGGTGGGCCGCCGTCGTGGTGGCGCTCGTCGCCTTCATCGACCGCGTCGAGGTGAACCTCGTCGCCGGTGCGCTCCCGGCCATCCAGGACCACTTCGGCTTCAGCGACACGTGGGCCGGCGCCATCCCGACCGCGGCGGCGATCGCCGGCGTCGTCCTGCTCCTGCCCGCCGGACGGCTGGCCGACACGGGCCGTCGTTCGACCATCGTCGGCCTCGTCGTGCTGGCGTGGGCCGTCTGCTCGATCCTGAGCGGGCTCGCCACGACGTTCGCCCTCTTCTTCATCACCCGGATCATGCTCGGCGCCGCCGGCCAGCTGTACAACCCTCCGGCGTCCAGCCTGCTCGCCGACTACTACCCCGGCTCGGCACGCGGCAAGGCGTACGGGATGGAGCGCGCCGGATACTACATCGGCCTCCCGGTCGGCGTCGCGCTCGGCGGCGCGGTCGCCGAGGCGTTCGACTGGCGGTCGGTGTTCTTCCTCATCGCCGTTCCTGGCCTGCTCATCGCCGTCCTGGCCTTCACGCTCCGCGAGCCCGTACGCGGGATCGGCGACCGGATCGACCGCCTGAAGGCGGGCGGCGTCGCCTCGGAGGAGCCTCCTGCGGCCGACGGTCCGCGCCAGTCCGTCACCAGCGAGGCACGCGAGCTCCTGCGCATCCCGACCCTCCGCGGCGTCATCATCAGCCTGTCGCTGCTCTATCTCGGCCTCGGGGGTCTCTTCTACTGGCTCCCGACGCTGCTCCAGCGCACCGAAGACCTGGACGCGGCCGCGGCCTCGGGTCTCGCCGGCGGCGTGGGTGGCACCGGCATCGTGATCGGCATCATCATCGGCAGCCGTCTCGGCGACCGGTTCCACGGCGTACGCCCCGGCTGGCGCGTGCGAGTCAGCCTCGGGTTCCTGCTGCTCGGCGCGGTCGCCATCACCGGCGTCGTGCTGCTCCCCGGCCTGGGTGTCCGCCTGACGCTCGTCGCCGTCGCCTGCGTCGGCTTCGCCGGAGCCATCCCGAACCTGACCGCCGTCTCCGCCGACGTGGTGCCGGCATCACGCCGCGGCATCGGGTTCGCGCTGCTCCAGTTCCTGACGACCCTGGGGGGAGCCCTCGGTCCCCTGATCATCGGCATCGTCTCGGACACCACCGGGTCGATCAACATCGCGTTCCTCGGGCTCCTGCCGCCGCTGTTCGCGAGCGTGCTCGTCCTGCGCGCGATCTCCTCGTCCTATGACGAGGACGCGGCCACCGCACTGGCTCGCCACTGA
- the cbiQ gene encoding cobalt ECF transporter T component CbiQ, translating to MADDSHGHTLYFHTHSAVHRAAAHHKVAALVGFVLVVVATPREWVAAFAAYLAVLVVVIVVAHVPVGYIARRMVVEVPFVVFAVLMPFVAVGPRVDVAGLSLSEAGLWAAWGLLVKGTISVVASLTLAATTEPHQLPGALARLRVPAQLVQIVTFMVRYLDVVAAEMRRMRIARESRGFQSRSLSAWWVQARAVGALFVRAYDRGERVHLAMLARGYEGEGRR from the coding sequence GTGGCCGACGACAGCCACGGGCACACGCTGTACTTCCACACTCACTCCGCCGTCCACCGCGCCGCTGCGCACCACAAGGTCGCCGCGCTCGTCGGCTTCGTGCTCGTGGTGGTCGCGACGCCTCGCGAGTGGGTCGCCGCCTTCGCGGCGTACCTCGCCGTGCTCGTCGTCGTCATCGTCGTCGCCCACGTGCCTGTCGGCTACATCGCGCGCCGGATGGTGGTCGAGGTCCCGTTCGTCGTCTTCGCGGTCCTCATGCCGTTCGTCGCCGTCGGACCCCGCGTCGACGTCGCAGGGCTGTCGCTGTCCGAGGCGGGCCTCTGGGCGGCCTGGGGGCTGCTCGTCAAGGGGACGATCAGCGTCGTCGCCTCGCTCACGCTCGCCGCGACGACCGAGCCGCACCAGCTTCCGGGCGCCCTCGCGCGCCTGCGTGTCCCCGCGCAGCTGGTGCAGATCGTCACGTTCATGGTCCGCTACCTGGACGTCGTCGCCGCGGAGATGCGGCGGATGCGCATCGCCCGTGAGTCGCGGGGCTTCCAGTCGCGCTCGTTGTCGGCGTGGTGGGTCCAGGCACGGGCGGTGGGGGCGCTGTTCGTCCGGGCGTACGACCGGGGCGAGCGGGTCCACCTGGCGATGCTCGCCCGCGGCTACGAGGGCGAAGGTCGGCGATGA
- a CDS encoding hydroxymethylglutaryl-CoA lyase has translation MTEIEIVEVAPRDGLQNEKKILPTGVKADLVRRSLDAGLRRLEVTAFARPDRVPQMADAEELMALVRDDPRLTSIGLVLNRRGLDRAIDAGCDEVTVVVVASDGLALRNQGVDTAAQIEAWHAIAPAARAAGLGTSVVVAAAFGCPFDGEVPSERVLEVVAGIMADAPDEIALADTIGVGVPAQVRELVTGVKALAPGTRLRAHFHNTRNTGYANALAAVESGVTVLDASTGGVGGCPFAPGATGNIATEDLVYLLHRSGYRTGADPAQIAATGTWLADELGLAQAPAQIGRAGWFPA, from the coding sequence GTGACCGAGATCGAGATCGTCGAGGTAGCCCCGCGCGACGGGCTGCAGAACGAGAAGAAGATCCTGCCGACCGGCGTCAAGGCCGACCTCGTCCGTCGCAGCCTCGACGCCGGGCTCCGCCGCCTCGAGGTCACCGCCTTCGCGCGGCCGGACCGGGTGCCGCAGATGGCCGACGCCGAGGAACTGATGGCCCTGGTCCGCGACGACCCCCGGCTCACCTCGATCGGGCTCGTGCTCAACCGCCGCGGGCTCGACCGCGCGATCGACGCGGGTTGCGACGAGGTGACGGTCGTGGTCGTCGCCTCCGACGGACTGGCGCTCCGCAACCAGGGTGTCGACACCGCCGCGCAGATCGAGGCCTGGCACGCGATCGCCCCTGCCGCGCGGGCCGCAGGCCTCGGCACGTCCGTCGTGGTCGCCGCCGCGTTCGGCTGCCCGTTCGACGGGGAGGTCCCCAGCGAGCGGGTCCTCGAGGTCGTCGCGGGCATCATGGCGGACGCTCCCGACGAGATCGCGCTGGCCGACACGATCGGCGTCGGTGTCCCCGCACAGGTGCGCGAGCTCGTCACAGGAGTCAAGGCGCTGGCCCCCGGCACGCGGCTGCGCGCTCACTTCCACAACACGCGCAACACCGGATACGCCAACGCACTGGCGGCGGTCGAGTCCGGCGTCACCGTGCTCGACGCCTCGACGGGCGGTGTGGGCGGCTGCCCCTTCGCCCCCGGCGCGACCGGCAACATCGCCACCGAGGACCTGGTCTACCTGCTGCACCGCTCGGGATACCGGACGGGTGCCGACCCCGCGCAGATCGCGGCGACCGGCACCTGGCTCGCCGACGAGCTCGGGCTCGCCCAGGCGCCGGCCCAGATCGGGCGCGCCGGGTGGTTCCCGGCCTGA
- a CDS encoding nitrilase-related carbon-nitrogen hydrolase — MTVVRVAAVQLAASEDVEQNLAACLRLTAEAAAQGAQLVVLPEFGNHVSWYADRDHARRKAVTLDGPFVSALADRARELGIHLMANCTLAREDGRTTGSNILIGPDGTILATSDKQVLMGSERDHLDPAVSASPVVDTPLGRMGLYSCMDGVINETPRMLAVDGAQILLNSINSFALDEASLHVPVRAAENRVWVVAANKVGPLVPEHSIDAVAQAVGVPVEQLHGAGESQIVAPDGTVVARAPRTGEAVVVADIEVDAADDKRRTDGTDVMAARRPELYAPIVEAPRGRTAPAGAAELVTAVITPGPEDDVVALLRDAVTAGARLVVLPELAAWAGGVAEGSDPRFTPDEIVEALSGTDAVAVTSVRDHDQHVGLVLDADGEVARQPQLHASARHADWATRLGDELVVVELGWGRLAVVVGDDALYPETFRLAALQDADVVAVPFTVSGAHDIDLLLLERAAENRLNVVVASRRSEQGAGAVIPLSADFTLWSAWEGPFAGIISRPEPVVATDTVTLATVRPACATNRFVSRGTDVVDGRPWALADALVRVATPQHVSA, encoded by the coding sequence ATGACCGTTGTTCGCGTAGCCGCCGTCCAGCTCGCCGCGTCCGAGGACGTCGAGCAGAATCTCGCCGCCTGTCTGCGCCTGACCGCCGAAGCCGCGGCGCAGGGTGCACAGCTCGTCGTCCTCCCGGAGTTCGGCAACCACGTCTCCTGGTACGCCGACCGCGACCACGCCCGCCGCAAGGCGGTCACGTTGGACGGCCCGTTCGTCTCGGCGCTCGCCGACCGGGCCCGCGAGCTCGGCATCCATCTCATGGCGAACTGCACGCTCGCGCGGGAGGACGGCCGGACGACCGGCAGCAACATCCTCATCGGTCCGGACGGCACGATCCTCGCCACCTCCGACAAGCAGGTCCTGATGGGCAGCGAGCGCGACCATCTCGACCCTGCGGTCTCGGCGTCGCCCGTGGTCGACACACCGCTCGGGCGCATGGGGCTCTACTCCTGCATGGACGGCGTCATCAACGAGACGCCACGGATGCTCGCCGTCGACGGCGCGCAGATCCTCCTCAACAGCATCAACTCCTTCGCCCTCGACGAGGCCTCCCTGCACGTTCCGGTGCGCGCTGCCGAGAACAGGGTCTGGGTCGTCGCCGCCAACAAGGTCGGCCCGCTCGTCCCCGAGCACAGCATCGACGCCGTCGCGCAGGCGGTCGGCGTCCCCGTGGAGCAGCTGCACGGTGCGGGCGAGAGCCAGATCGTCGCCCCCGACGGCACCGTCGTCGCGCGTGCCCCTCGTACGGGCGAGGCCGTGGTCGTCGCCGACATCGAGGTCGACGCGGCCGACGACAAGCGCCGTACCGACGGGACCGACGTGATGGCGGCCCGCCGTCCCGAGCTCTACGCACCGATCGTCGAGGCGCCCCGCGGACGTACGGCGCCCGCCGGCGCCGCCGAGCTCGTGACCGCGGTCATCACGCCCGGCCCGGAGGACGACGTCGTCGCCCTGCTCCGCGACGCCGTCACCGCCGGCGCCCGGCTCGTCGTGCTCCCCGAGCTCGCGGCGTGGGCCGGGGGAGTGGCCGAGGGGTCGGACCCACGCTTCACCCCGGACGAGATCGTGGAGGCGCTCTCGGGGACGGACGCCGTCGCCGTCACCTCCGTTCGCGACCACGACCAGCACGTCGGACTCGTCCTCGACGCGGACGGCGAGGTCGCCCGCCAGCCTCAGCTGCACGCCAGTGCCCGCCACGCCGACTGGGCGACACGGCTCGGTGACGAGCTGGTGGTCGTCGAGCTCGGCTGGGGCAGGCTCGCGGTCGTCGTGGGCGACGACGCGCTCTACCCGGAGACCTTCCGCCTCGCCGCCTTGCAGGACGCCGACGTGGTCGCCGTGCCGTTCACGGTCTCGGGTGCGCACGACATCGACCTGCTGCTGCTCGAGCGCGCCGCCGAGAACCGGCTCAACGTCGTGGTCGCGAGCCGGCGCTCCGAGCAGGGCGCGGGCGCCGTCATCCCGCTGTCGGCCGACTTCACGCTCTGGAGCGCGTGGGAGGGACCCTTCGCGGGGATCATCAGCCGGCCCGAGCCGGTCGTCGCGACAGACACCGTCACGCTCGCGACCGTCCGACCCGCATGCGCGACCAACCGCTTCGTCAGCCGCGGGACCGACGTGGTCGACGGGCGCCCCTGGGCCCTCGCCGACGCACTCGTCCGTGTGGCGACCCCGCAGCACGTCTCGGCCTGA
- a CDS encoding energy-coupling factor ABC transporter ATP-binding protein, with protein MSAATLHAPALQIDRLAYAYPDGRQVLYGVDLVVERGERVALLGPNGAGKTTLALHLNGILSAGAGTVTVAGMPVDKAHLRDIRRRVGIVFQDPDDQLFMATVRDDVAFGPANYGMRGAELERCVVGALDLVGMRDAIDLPPHHLSLGQRRRVALATVLAMKPEVLVLDEPSTFLDPAARRELVETLAGLDVTLLMVTHDLPYALQLCERAVILSDGVIAADGTTVDVLTDTELMAQHRLELPFGFDPRAALASRRP; from the coding sequence ATGAGTGCCGCGACGCTCCACGCGCCCGCGCTGCAGATCGACCGGCTGGCGTACGCCTATCCCGACGGGCGGCAGGTCCTGTACGGCGTCGACCTCGTCGTCGAGCGAGGGGAGCGGGTCGCCCTGCTCGGGCCGAACGGCGCCGGCAAGACGACGCTCGCGCTGCACCTCAACGGCATCCTGTCTGCGGGAGCCGGCACGGTGACCGTCGCCGGGATGCCCGTGGACAAGGCACACCTGCGCGACATCCGACGTCGGGTGGGAATCGTCTTCCAGGACCCGGACGACCAGCTCTTCATGGCGACCGTGCGCGACGACGTCGCCTTCGGCCCGGCGAACTACGGCATGCGGGGCGCGGAGCTCGAACGCTGCGTGGTCGGGGCGCTCGACCTCGTGGGCATGCGCGACGCCATCGACCTGCCGCCGCACCACCTGTCACTCGGCCAGCGCCGTCGGGTGGCGCTCGCGACCGTCCTCGCCATGAAGCCCGAGGTGCTCGTCCTCGACGAGCCGTCGACGTTCCTGGACCCCGCGGCGCGCCGCGAGCTCGTCGAGACGCTCGCCGGCCTGGACGTGACGCTGCTGATGGTCACCCACGACCTCCCGTACGCCCTCCAGCTGTGCGAGCGGGCCGTGATCCTGTCCGACGGGGTGATCGCTGCGGACGGCACGACGGTGGACGTGCTGACCGACACCGAGCTGATGGCGCAGCACCGGCTCGAGCTGCCCTTCGGGTTCGACCCGCGGGCAGCGCTCGCGTCGAGGCGTCCGTAG
- a CDS encoding CaiB/BaiF CoA transferase family protein gives MSQDQPTGALAGVRVIEAGQLLAGPFAGQLMGDLGADVVKVEPPGLGDPMRQWGREKPHGHSLWWPIVARNKRSVTLNLREEAGQEIFLRLVEHADVVVENFRPGTLERWNLGYERLKERNPGIVLVRVSGYGQTGPYSERAGYGSIGEAMGGLRYITGEPDRPPSRTGLSIGDSLAATHATVGTLAALLHRERTGEGQVVDSAIYEAVLAMTESLVTEWDVAGYQRERTGPILPNVAPSNVYPTADGHTILIAANQDSVFGRLADLMGEPGWKELPAYATHGARGANQEELDDRIADWTAKHDAATLLDLLHEGGVPAGRIYRAEDMLEDPHYEAREAIVRVPDETFGTLAMPNVVPRLSGTPGSVRWTGPKLGEHNAEVYGGLLGLGADEIAELTGAGVI, from the coding sequence ATGTCTCAGGATCAACCGACCGGCGCCCTCGCCGGAGTACGCGTCATCGAAGCCGGTCAGCTGCTCGCCGGTCCCTTCGCGGGACAGCTGATGGGCGACCTCGGCGCCGACGTCGTCAAGGTGGAGCCGCCTGGTCTCGGTGACCCCATGCGGCAGTGGGGGCGCGAGAAGCCGCACGGTCACTCGCTGTGGTGGCCGATCGTCGCACGCAACAAGCGGTCGGTGACCCTCAACCTTCGCGAGGAGGCCGGCCAGGAGATCTTCCTGCGCCTCGTCGAGCACGCCGACGTCGTCGTCGAGAACTTCCGCCCGGGCACGCTCGAGCGCTGGAACCTCGGCTACGAGCGCCTCAAGGAGCGCAACCCCGGCATCGTCCTCGTACGCGTCAGCGGCTACGGCCAGACCGGGCCGTACTCCGAGCGGGCCGGCTACGGCTCCATCGGCGAGGCGATGGGCGGCCTCCGCTACATCACCGGCGAGCCCGACCGTCCGCCGTCGCGGACCGGCCTCTCGATCGGTGACTCGCTCGCCGCCACGCACGCCACGGTCGGCACGCTCGCGGCGCTGCTGCACCGCGAGCGCACCGGTGAGGGGCAGGTCGTGGACAGCGCGATCTACGAGGCCGTGCTCGCGATGACGGAGAGCCTCGTGACCGAGTGGGACGTCGCCGGCTACCAGCGCGAGCGCACCGGCCCGATCCTGCCCAACGTGGCTCCCAGCAACGTCTACCCGACCGCCGACGGGCACACGATCCTCATCGCGGCCAACCAGGACTCGGTCTTCGGCCGGCTGGCCGACCTGATGGGGGAGCCCGGTTGGAAGGAGCTGCCCGCGTACGCCACCCACGGCGCGCGTGGCGCCAACCAGGAGGAGCTCGACGACCGGATCGCCGACTGGACCGCGAAGCACGACGCCGCCACCCTGCTCGACCTGCTGCACGAGGGCGGCGTCCCCGCCGGCCGGATCTACCGCGCCGAGGACATGCTCGAGGACCCGCACTACGAGGCCCGCGAGGCCATCGTGCGGGTGCCTGACGAGACCTTCGGCACGCTCGCGATGCCCAACGTCGTGCCGCGGCTGTCGGGCACGCCGGGCTCGGTGCGCTGGACCGGTCCGAAGCTCGGTGAGCACAACGCCGAGGTGTACGGCGGACTGCTCGGCCTCGGGGCTGACGAGATCGCCGAGCTGACCGGCGCGGGCGTGATCTGA